DNA from Pirellulales bacterium:
GTTCCACCGCGATCTGGCCGACATGTGGATCGTCTCGTCGCCGATTCCGGGACAAGAAGGGAAATCGTTCGACGAGCTGGCCCGCGCCGAGGGCACAGAGCCACTCGAGTACTTCATGAACCTGCTGGCCGAGCACGATTCGGCAATTCGCTGGAAGACCGTCGTGACGAACGACCGGGAGGAAGCGCGGCAGTTCATCTTCGCCCACGATACGACGCTGCCCGGGTTCAACGACTCGGGCGCACACGCGCGCAACATGGCCTTCCAGGACGGCGGGTTGCAGATGTTGCAGCAGGTGCTGTTGAATCCGCAACTGATGCCGATCGAGAAGGCCATTCACAAGCTCACCGGGCAATCGGCCGAGTGGCTGGGCCTTGACGTCGGTGTGTTGAAGCCCGGCGCCCAGGCGGACGTCATCGTTGTCGATCCACAAAAGCTGCGCACGGGGCTGGGCCCGCCCATCGAGCACTACGACGATCGCTTGCACGGCGCCATGCGGATGGTGAAGCGCTCGGACGGAGTGGTACGGCAAGTGCTGGTCAACGGGAAGGTCGCCTTCGAGGATGCGACGTTCGTGCCGGAGTTCGGCCGCGAACGCTTTGGCCGGCTGCTGCGTTCGCAGCGATAAAGCACCAGAGCTTACGGCGCCTCAACCATGGCGCGCGCCTGGAACTGCCCTTATCAGGCGTGTCGCGGCGGATCGCTGTCCAGGCGATGCGGCACGTAGTATCGTCCGATCCATTCGCGCTCGGCCTCGAGCCAGAGATTTACGTCGGCATGCTCGGGGCAACCGGCGTCGAGCCAGCGAGAATAGGCCAATTTACGAATCGCGTCCCTGATGACGTTTAATTCGTCAGCGGTGCAATCCAGCATCTCTAGACTTGTGTGCATACGTTCCTCGCTGCCCGATGACCTCGATAATCTTCGCGGCTCGTCCCCGATGTTCAAGGGATCGTCCGTCGCGTCCGAAGGGGATGACGCCCAGTGCGATCCGTTCCTGCCGAACCGCCGCTCGATGGCCGGCGGCACTCCGCACTTGATCAAAGCTACCTTGCCGAATACGTCGGCGGGGAAGGACCGCGACGATTCTGCAACTCGTGACGTGGCCGGCACATTCGGCGAGTCATGCGGCGATTTTGCACATCGCATCCGCGAATTTCCGGAGGCGCGCTCGCCCGAGAGGCTCATGGCTTGCAGGTCCCAAACGGGGCTTTTCCTGTGCGGACTTTCGCCACGTGCAACTGCTCGACCGAGGGACAGTTCCGTTTCAGTCCACGGGATGCCTACCGCTCGCTCCCTGGTCCTTCTTGTTGTAGAGGCATTCCGCTACTGCGCCGATCGCGGCACCAATCACATAGGCAATCAGATCCGGGCTATTGAACGAAGCGCCGAGGACAAGTCGGCCGAGGCGCGTTGACCGGATCACATCGATCCAGGGCGCGTGATAGAGTTGAAAAAACTCGACGGACCACGCGATACAGATCGTGCCCAGGGCAATACGTGCGGTAGAGCTTCGACGAAAAACACAGCCCAGGCCGAAAAACACAACGAGCGCCCAAAGGGAGTCTCCGCCGTACTTCGCAAGGAAGCTTGGAAGCGGCAGCAAACCTGACCGCCAAAACAGGCCCGCCGCGATCACCAGCGTAGCCGCTAAGCCATACGCCGGCCGACTTCGTTGTCGCGGAGTTGTTAAGGCGTTCATTGGGTCCAGGGCGAGCATGATGCCCAACTTTGCGCTGCGAAATGTGTCCCCTGCTGTCGAATGCCAGCTAGCGGGATTTCCTCTTAATTTGGCGATCCCTGAATGACTTTGCCGATTTCGGTGACTTTTCCGGCGCCGCATGCCGAAACATAAGGGCAGTTCCTGAAAGATGATCGCGGTAGCGATGCTGGCAGTCGCCCGCGCGCACCGTCCTACGACTGCGAGGGATCACGATCATGAAAAAGTGCATGGGGTTCGCCGCCTGGTTTCTGGCAATCCTTTCCGCGGTATCCGTGCCAAAGGTCGCGGCGCAAAATCCGCGCCCCTTCGACGACTACACGCCGCCTTCGTCGGTCAGTCCCTATATGAATCTGATGAACAATAATAACAACGGCACCGAGGCCAGCTTGTTCATGAATTATCAGCTGTTCGTGAAGCCGCAGCTCGAGCAGCGGCGCATCAACAAACAGTCGGCAAGCGCGATTCGCGAATTGCAACAACAGCAACAGCAACCAACGCGAAGCACGAAATCATCCTCCACCAGCGAAGGGAATTCGAAACTGCGCGCCACGGGACATGTCGCTACGAGGGTCAATTATTCGCACTATTACCCGACCCTCAATCGCCAGCCAAGATGAACGTGGCATGGCTGCCGGATGCGGCGTGTCGGGAAATTGATCGCCGATCGCGCGGCCCCCATAATGGCTTGCTGGCCAAGCTGCTCCTGGCCAGGTCCGAACCGGACCGCTCGCTATGTTGGGCAGCAACAATTCTTGCGGCCCGTCCGGGTAACCACGCTCGTTGCAAGGGCTGGAGATTGTCCTAACAGACCGGCAGTGGCGAAAACGGTCTTGTAAAAGGCGCCGCGCTCGATCACTCTCAAG
Protein-coding regions in this window:
- a CDS encoding DUF2934 domain-containing protein, whose amino-acid sequence is MHTSLEMLDCTADELNVIRDAIRKLAYSRWLDAGCPEHADVNLWLEAEREWIGRYYVPHRLDSDPPRHA
- a CDS encoding DUF2809 domain-containing protein, which encodes MLALDPMNALTTPRQRSRPAYGLAATLVIAAGLFWRSGLLPLPSFLAKYGGDSLWALVVFFGLGCVFRRSSTARIALGTICIAWSVEFFQLYHAPWIDVIRSTRLGRLVLGASFNSPDLIAYVIGAAIGAVAECLYNKKDQGASGRHPVD